GCACAACTGCACATGGTCATGCACGCACTGTCACCATCAATGCGGTTTCTGCCAATGGCATTGGTCAGTCTATTGGTACGCTGCAAATGTTCGATAGTGCTGAAGGTCTTGTGATTCAAACCAATTTACGCAATTTGCCATCGGGTCCGCATGGTTTCCATGTGCATGAAAAAGGCTCATGTGCACCAGCCATGAAAGATGGAAAAATGGGCGCTGCACTTGCCGCAGGTGGACATTACAATCCAACCAATGCCAAAAATCACGGTACGCCTTTAACAGGACATTTAGGTGACTTGCCTGCCCTGTTAGTGGCAATTGACGGCACAGCAAAAGTCAATGTTATTGCGCCACGACTTAAACTGGCTGACGTAAAAGGTCGTGCCATTATGATTCACGCCGGTGGTGATAACTACGCTGATGACCCTAAACCATTAGGCGGTGGCGGTGATCGTATTGCTTGTGGCGTGATCTAAACATCAATTTAAAAAGAGCACCTATTTGGGGTGCTTTTTTTATGGCACTTTTCAAGTTTAACACCATAAAAACAGACCAATTCACTCAGAATTATTATTTAAATACAGGCACTTAATATTTATTTTCACTATTTCTCTATGCTTGTATTTCCGTTACACTCAAAACAATTATTAGATGATATGAAACACTATGACGATTAAAACATTACGCCTTGTAGGCTTATTCGAAGGTATTTCCTTTTTATTGCTGTTATTCATTGCCATGCCTGTGAAATACATGATGGATAATCCCATCTTGGTCAAATACATCGGTATGGGACATGGCGTTTTGTTCGTTTTATTCTTGGTCGTGCTATTTACGGTATGCGAAAAACAAAAATGGTCTTTAGGCATGTTTATTATGGGCTTGATTGCTTCAATCGTGCCATTTGGACCTTTCAT
This window of the Acinetobacter sp. NCu2D-2 genome carries:
- the sodC gene encoding superoxide dismutase family protein, with product MTNSVKMTALAAFCALGFSACSTTSEPNHQNNSTTAHGHARTVTINAVSANGIGQSIGTLQMFDSAEGLVIQTNLRNLPSGPHGFHVHEKGSCAPAMKDGKMGAALAAGGHYNPTNAKNHGTPLTGHLGDLPALLVAIDGTAKVNVIAPRLKLADVKGRAIMIHAGGDNYADDPKPLGGGGDRIACGVI
- a CDS encoding DUF3817 domain-containing protein; amino-acid sequence: MTIKTLRLVGLFEGISFLLLLFIAMPVKYMMDNPILVKYIGMGHGVLFVLFLVVLFTVCEKQKWSLGMFIMGLIASIVPFGPFIFDLKLKKMQQPTAKA